A stretch of Nonomuraea africana DNA encodes these proteins:
- a CDS encoding transposase: protein MQAGRPHSDPRDPRPLGSSGRGLFTSRTCLSCGHVSVENRKTQAYFACVRCGYRANADVVGARNAKRAGLVLRDARAA, encoded by the coding sequence ATGCAAGCGGGAAGGCCCCACTCGGACCCGAGGGATCCCCGACCCTTGGGTTCTAGCGGTAGGGGCCTTTTCACCTCCCGCACCTGCCTGTCCTGCGGGCATGTGTCGGTAGAGAACCGCAAAACCCAGGCCTACTTCGCCTGCGTCCGCTGCGGTTATCGCGCAAACGCGGACGTGGTCGGGGCTAGGAACGCCAAGAGGGCCGGGCTGGTCCTCCGCGACGCCCGCGCGGCGTAG
- a CDS encoding SAM-dependent methyltransferase, producing the protein MDWQEWHDAYDRPGSFLARRLEVVQSRIRLALDDSRPGPLKAISLCAGQGRDLLDVLADHPRRDDVRARLVELDPRNASIARTAAAAAGLDQVEVATADAALTEHYQGMAPADLVLACGIFGNVTDEDIERIVGFAPQLCATGATVIWTRHRRAWDLVPAICSWFEDRGFDRLWVSDPEAGFGVGVHRFGGRPLPLALGARMFTFVGYDVLGDTRTS; encoded by the coding sequence ATGGACTGGCAGGAGTGGCACGACGCCTACGATCGTCCCGGCTCGTTCCTGGCCCGGCGGCTCGAGGTCGTCCAGAGCCGGATTCGGCTGGCGTTGGACGACAGCAGGCCGGGCCCGCTGAAGGCGATCAGCCTGTGCGCGGGCCAGGGCCGCGACCTCCTCGACGTGCTGGCCGATCACCCGCGTCGCGACGATGTCAGGGCCCGCCTGGTCGAACTCGATCCGCGCAACGCCTCGATCGCCCGCACCGCGGCCGCCGCCGCCGGGCTGGACCAGGTCGAGGTGGCGACGGCCGATGCCGCGCTCACCGAGCACTACCAGGGCATGGCGCCCGCTGACCTCGTGCTGGCCTGCGGCATCTTCGGGAATGTCACCGACGAGGACATCGAGCGCATCGTCGGCTTCGCTCCCCAGCTGTGCGCCACCGGCGCCACGGTGATCTGGACCCGGCACCGCCGGGCGTGGGACCTGGTTCCGGCGATCTGCTCCTGGTTCGAGGACCGCGGCTTCGATCGGCTGTGGGTGTCCGACCCCGAGGCGGGGTTCGGCGTCGGCGTGCACCGCTTCGGCGGCCGGCCGCTGCCCTTGGCGCTCGGTGCGCGGATGTTCACCTTCGTCGGTTACGACGTGCTCGGTGACACCCGTACGTCATGA